A section of the Streptomyces sp. NBC_01591 genome encodes:
- a CDS encoding cysteine dioxygenase encodes MNSDSDLQIAGDILEVQHLLQPAREHPSTVAEFVGLARSIAADRAQWAPLVQYDTTTRWYHRLRTGPGYEVWLLSWVPGQGSGLHDHGLSSGVLTVLDGRLTERTERATRALDSGAQRVFAPGYVHEVVNDSLEPAVSLHIYYPGLTEMPMHAAQCAPAAVDVVPA; translated from the coding sequence ATGAACAGCGACAGCGACCTTCAGATCGCCGGCGACATCCTCGAGGTCCAGCACCTCCTCCAGCCGGCCCGCGAGCACCCCTCCACCGTGGCCGAGTTCGTCGGACTCGCCCGCAGCATCGCCGCCGACCGTGCCCAGTGGGCGCCGCTCGTCCAGTACGACACCACCACCCGCTGGTACCACCGGCTGCGCACCGGCCCCGGCTACGAGGTCTGGCTGCTCAGCTGGGTGCCCGGCCAGGGCAGCGGGCTCCATGACCACGGCCTGTCCTCCGGCGTACTGACCGTCCTGGACGGCCGGTTGACCGAGCGCACCGAGCGCGCCACCCGGGCGCTGGACTCCGGCGCGCAGCGGGTCTTCGCGCCCGGCTATGTGCACGAAGTGGTCAACGACTCCCTCGAACCGGCCGTCAGTCTGCACATCTACTACCCGGGACTGACCGAGATGCCGATGCACGCGGCGCAGTGCGCCCCGGCGGCCGTGGATGTCGTACCCGCCTGA
- the cofD gene encoding 2-phospho-L-lactate transferase produces MRIVVLAGGIGGARFLRGLKQAAPDADITVIGNTGDDIHLFGLKVCPDLDTVMYTLGGGINEEQGWGRTDESFHVKEELAAYGVGPEWFGLGDRDFATHIVRTQMLGAGYPLSAVTEALCARWKPGVRLLPMSDDRVETHVAVDMDGERRAIHFQEYWVKLRASVEAQAIVPVGAEQAEPAPGVLEAIAEADVILFPPSNPVVSVGTILAVPGIREAIAEAGVPVVGLSPIVGDAPVRGMADKVLAAVGVESTAAAVATHYGSGLLDGWLVDTVDAGAVGEVEAAGIRCRSVPLMMTDVDATAEMARQALVLAEEVRA; encoded by the coding sequence ATGCGCATTGTGGTTCTGGCCGGCGGTATCGGTGGTGCTCGTTTTCTGCGTGGCCTCAAGCAGGCCGCGCCCGACGCGGACATCACGGTGATCGGCAACACCGGTGACGACATCCATCTGTTCGGGCTGAAGGTCTGCCCCGACCTCGACACCGTGATGTACACCCTGGGCGGTGGCATCAACGAGGAGCAGGGCTGGGGGCGTACGGACGAGAGCTTCCACGTCAAGGAGGAGCTCGCGGCGTACGGCGTGGGGCCGGAGTGGTTCGGGCTCGGCGACCGTGACTTCGCGACGCACATCGTCCGCACGCAGATGCTGGGCGCGGGCTATCCCCTCAGCGCCGTCACCGAGGCGCTCTGCGCGCGCTGGAAGCCCGGGGTCCGGCTGCTGCCGATGTCCGACGACCGGGTCGAGACGCATGTCGCTGTCGACATGGACGGCGAGCGCAGGGCGATCCACTTCCAGGAGTACTGGGTGAAGCTGCGCGCCTCGGTCGAGGCGCAGGCGATCGTGCCGGTCGGCGCCGAGCAGGCCGAGCCGGCCCCCGGAGTGCTGGAGGCCATCGCCGAGGCCGACGTGATCCTCTTCCCGCCGTCCAACCCCGTCGTGTCGGTGGGGACCATTCTTGCCGTGCCCGGGATCCGGGAGGCCATCGCGGAGGCCGGGGTGCCGGTCGTCGGCCTCTCCCCCATCGTCGGGGACGCGCCCGTGCGCGGCATGGCGGACAAGGTGCTCGCCGCGGTGGGCGTCGAGTCGACGGCTGCGGCGGTGGCCACGCACTACGGCTCCGGCCTGCTCGACGGCTGGCTCGTCGACACGGTGGACGCCGGGGCGGTCGGCGAGGTGGAGGCCGCGGGCATCCGCTGCCGTTCCGTGCCGCTGATGATGACCGATGTCGACGCGACGGCGGAGATGGCCCGGCAGGCCCTGGTGCTGGCCGAGGAGGTACGGGCGTGA
- a CDS encoding TIGR03089 family protein encodes MNATDRTPADLLRSALAADPARPLVTFYDDATGERVELSVATFANWVAKTANLLQGDLAAEPGDRLALLLPAHWQSAVWLLACSSVGVLVDVQGDPADADLVVTGPDTLEAARACRGERVALALRPLGGRFPQTPEGFADYAVEVPSQGDRFAPFTPVDPDAPALAVDGVELTSAQLVARSREDADKLGLTAGSRLLTGRTYDTWEGLSAGLFAPLAAGGSVVLCRHLGQLGEEGLAKRVESERVTNSTV; translated from the coding sequence ATGAACGCCACCGACCGCACCCCTGCCGACCTGCTGCGTTCCGCGCTCGCCGCGGACCCGGCCCGCCCCTTGGTCACTTTCTACGACGACGCCACCGGAGAACGCGTCGAACTGTCGGTGGCCACCTTCGCCAATTGGGTGGCCAAGACCGCCAATCTCCTGCAGGGCGACCTCGCCGCCGAGCCGGGCGACCGGCTCGCGCTGCTGCTGCCCGCGCACTGGCAGTCCGCGGTCTGGCTGCTCGCCTGTTCCTCGGTCGGCGTGCTCGTCGATGTGCAGGGCGACCCGGCCGACGCCGACCTCGTCGTCACCGGCCCGGACACCCTGGAGGCCGCGCGCGCCTGCCGCGGCGAGCGGGTCGCCCTGGCGCTGCGCCCGCTGGGCGGCAGGTTCCCGCAGACACCCGAGGGCTTCGCGGACTACGCGGTCGAGGTGCCGAGCCAGGGCGACCGGTTCGCACCGTTCACCCCCGTGGACCCGGACGCCCCCGCGCTGGCGGTGGACGGCGTCGAGCTGACGTCGGCGCAACTGGTGGCGCGGTCCCGCGAGGACGCGGACAAGCTCGGCCTGACCGCAGGATCGCGGCTGCTCACGGGACGTACGTACGACACCTGGGAGGGGCTGAGCGCGGGGCTGTTCGCGCCGCTGGCCGCCGGGGGGTCCGTGGTGCTGTGCCGGCACCTGGGGCAGTTGGGCGAAGAGGGCCTGGCGAAGCGCGTCGAGAGTGAACGGGTCACCAACAGCACGGTATGA
- a CDS encoding LCP family protein: protein MSESAGPPDDSDDSAAGGDRAPSGDGSGATPVTGAGHRHHWLRWTALGASFVVLVAAGAGWWLYKKLDGNIRTDTSAAAELKAYERERPVSVVHDAENILLIGSDSRAGDNRKYGRDEGGSQRSDTTILLHLAADRKSATAMSLPRDLMVDIPVCHQADGTTTKKQFAQFNWAFELGGTACTIRTVEKMTGIRIDHHMVVDFNGFKDMVDAVDGVEICLKKPVDDADAHLKLPAGRQTLDGEQALGYVRARKSIGNGSDTERMDRQQQFLGALVNKVQSDGVLLNPTRLYPVLDAATKALTTDPGLDSLKDLYELVRGMRNVPTDKVQFLTVPRQPYVANRNRDELVQPDANRLFKRLRQDDPVAVVPADELKRDDEKNNGKNNAATDTPDASGPSPTPTYSGNNAAADLCKQ from the coding sequence GTGAGCGAAAGCGCCGGCCCGCCGGACGACTCCGACGACTCGGCGGCGGGCGGGGACAGGGCGCCGTCCGGGGACGGATCCGGCGCCACCCCGGTGACCGGAGCCGGTCACCGGCACCACTGGCTGCGCTGGACCGCGCTCGGCGCCTCGTTCGTCGTCCTGGTCGCGGCGGGCGCCGGCTGGTGGCTGTACAAGAAGCTCGACGGCAACATCAGGACCGACACCTCCGCGGCCGCCGAACTCAAGGCGTACGAGCGGGAGCGGCCCGTCTCCGTGGTGCACGACGCGGAGAACATCCTGCTCATCGGCTCGGACAGCCGGGCCGGTGACAACCGCAAGTACGGCCGTGACGAAGGCGGCAGCCAGCGCTCGGACACCACGATCCTGCTCCACCTCGCCGCGGACCGGAAGAGCGCCACCGCGATGTCCCTGCCGCGCGATCTGATGGTGGACATCCCGGTCTGCCACCAGGCGGACGGCACGACCACGAAGAAGCAATTCGCCCAGTTCAACTGGGCCTTCGAGCTCGGTGGCACCGCCTGCACGATCCGTACGGTCGAGAAGATGACCGGCATTCGGATCGACCACCACATGGTCGTCGACTTCAACGGCTTCAAGGACATGGTCGATGCCGTGGACGGGGTCGAGATCTGCCTGAAGAAGCCGGTCGACGATGCCGACGCCCATCTGAAGCTCCCCGCCGGCCGTCAGACGCTCGACGGCGAGCAGGCGCTGGGGTACGTACGGGCCCGCAAGTCGATCGGCAACGGCAGCGACACCGAACGGATGGACCGCCAGCAGCAGTTCCTGGGCGCGCTGGTGAACAAGGTCCAGAGCGACGGCGTCCTGCTCAATCCGACCCGTCTCTACCCGGTGCTGGACGCGGCCACCAAGGCGCTGACCACCGACCCGGGGCTGGACAGCCTCAAGGACCTGTACGAGCTGGTGCGCGGCATGCGCAACGTACCGACCGACAAGGTGCAGTTCCTGACCGTGCCCCGGCAGCCCTACGTCGCCAACCGGAACCGGGACGAACTCGTACAGCCCGATGCGAACCGGCTCTTCAAGCGGCTGCGTCAGGACGATCCGGTCGCCGTGGTCCCGGCGGACGAGCTCAAGCGTGACGACGAGAAGAACAATGGGAAAAACAATGCCGCGACCGATACCCCGGACGCTTCGGGCCCCAGTCCCACACCTACTTATTCGGGCAACAACGCGGCGGCGGACCTGTGCAAGCAGTAA
- a CDS encoding coenzyme F420-0:L-glutamate ligase, with translation MSVGAASGAVPSYRIWALPGMPEVRAGDDLAKLIAATGPDLVDGDVLLVTSKIVSKAEGRIVEAADREAAIDAETVRVVARRGTLRIVENRQGLVMAAAGVDASNTPAGTVLLLPEDPDASARAIRDGLRDTLGVEVGVVVTDTFGRPWRNGLTDVAIGAAGVRVLDDLRGGTDAYGNPLSATVVATADELASAGDLVKGKADGLPVAVVRGLGHVLDPADAGGARAMVRVAADDMFRLGTSEAVREAVTLRRTVREFTDDPVDPGAVRRAVAAAVTAPAPHHTTPWRFVLLESEESRTRLLDAMRDAWIADLRSDGKSEESIAKRVRRGDVLRRAPYLVVPCLVMDGSHTYGDERRDAAEREMFVVAAGAGIQNFLVALAGERLGSAWVSSTMFCRSVVREVLDLPGSWDPLGAVAVGHAAARPAARAERDAEGFIEVR, from the coding sequence GTGAGCGTCGGCGCGGCCTCCGGTGCGGTGCCCTCGTACCGGATCTGGGCGCTGCCCGGGATGCCCGAGGTGCGGGCCGGGGACGACCTGGCGAAGCTGATCGCCGCGACCGGGCCGGATCTGGTCGACGGCGATGTCCTGCTGGTCACCTCGAAGATCGTCTCCAAGGCGGAGGGCCGGATCGTCGAGGCGGCCGACCGCGAGGCTGCGATCGACGCCGAGACGGTACGGGTGGTGGCGCGACGCGGCACGCTGCGGATCGTCGAGAACCGGCAGGGTCTGGTCATGGCCGCGGCCGGGGTCGACGCCTCGAACACCCCCGCCGGGACGGTGCTGTTGCTGCCCGAGGACCCCGACGCCTCGGCGCGTGCGATCCGCGACGGGCTGCGGGACACGCTCGGCGTCGAGGTCGGGGTCGTCGTCACGGACACCTTCGGGCGTCCGTGGCGCAACGGGTTGACCGATGTGGCGATCGGGGCGGCCGGGGTCCGGGTGCTGGACGATCTGCGCGGTGGAACCGACGCGTACGGCAATCCGCTGAGCGCCACCGTGGTCGCCACCGCCGACGAGCTGGCCTCGGCCGGCGATCTGGTCAAGGGCAAGGCGGACGGGCTGCCCGTGGCAGTCGTGCGGGGGCTCGGCCATGTCCTGGACCCGGCGGATGCCGGTGGCGCCCGGGCGATGGTGCGGGTCGCGGCCGACGACATGTTCCGGCTCGGCACGTCGGAGGCGGTACGGGAAGCGGTGACACTGCGGCGTACGGTGCGCGAGTTCACCGACGATCCGGTGGACCCGGGGGCGGTGCGGCGGGCCGTGGCCGCGGCGGTGACGGCGCCCGCTCCACATCACACGACGCCGTGGCGGTTCGTCCTGCTGGAGTCCGAGGAGTCGCGGACCCGGCTGCTCGACGCGATGCGGGACGCGTGGATCGCGGATCTGCGGTCTGACGGCAAGAGCGAGGAGTCGATCGCCAAGCGGGTGCGGCGGGGCGATGTGCTGCGCCGGGCGCCTTATCTGGTGGTGCCGTGTCTGGTGATGGACGGCTCCCACACGTACGGGGACGAGCGGCGGGACGCGGCGGAGCGCGAGATGTTCGTGGTCGCCGCGGGGGCCGGCATCCAGAACTTCCTGGTGGCGCTGGCGGGCGAGCGGCTGGGTTCGGCGTGGGTGTCGTCGACGATGTTCTGCCGCTCCGTGGTGCGTGAGGTGCTGGACCTGCCGGGGAGCTGGGATCCGCTGGGTGCGGTGGCGGTGGGGCACGCGGCGGCCCGGCCCGCGGCGCGGGCGGAGCGGGACGCGGAGGGGTTCATCGAGGTGCGTTGA
- a CDS encoding peptidoglycan recognition protein family protein: MRAFITSSIGVTCAAVLVLPLAVPAGAAPDTSTFPAESAEPVDVPGSTQSLSMRTLSAPFDRATGVPTRAAAAPEQGLPEREVRPFSLVGVVWDDANTELHGTVQVRTRATGTGEWSDWQDVETHNAEHSADPGTAERESGAVRGSTAPLWVGDSDGVAVRVHPEAPDPLDRTATAVPLPAGLRLELVDPGEDPQQAPATGPEIATGPETATGPETEAGAEAEAGAESAAGVPAAVDGRIAPLAPSVLPALSKAESQARGEAQAGLAPGAQPYIGPRPSIITRKGWGADEKLRERTFVYTSKVKAAFIHHSATGNNYKCSQAASILRGIYRYHVKSSGWRDIGYNFAVDKCGNIYEGRAGGVTRAVLGAHTLGFNTNSMGIAVLGTFTKSNPPAAAVNAVAKLTAWKLGLFGADPRGKATLVSGGGNKYKKGKKVKLNVISGHRDGFATDCPGVRLYEKLGSARTSSAKLQGR; the protein is encoded by the coding sequence ATGCGTGCCTTCATCACATCCTCGATCGGTGTCACCTGCGCGGCAGTTCTCGTGCTGCCGCTGGCCGTGCCCGCGGGCGCCGCCCCCGACACCAGCACCTTCCCCGCCGAGTCGGCCGAGCCCGTCGATGTGCCGGGCTCGACGCAGTCCCTGTCGATGCGGACCCTGTCGGCGCCGTTCGACCGGGCCACCGGCGTACCCACCCGGGCCGCGGCCGCCCCCGAACAGGGGCTGCCCGAACGCGAGGTCCGCCCCTTCTCCCTGGTCGGCGTCGTCTGGGACGACGCGAACACCGAACTCCACGGCACCGTCCAGGTCCGTACCCGCGCCACCGGCACCGGGGAGTGGTCGGACTGGCAGGACGTGGAGACGCACAACGCCGAGCACTCCGCCGACCCCGGCACCGCCGAGCGCGAATCCGGCGCAGTCCGGGGCTCCACCGCCCCGCTCTGGGTCGGCGACTCGGACGGCGTCGCGGTCCGGGTACACCCCGAGGCCCCGGACCCGCTGGACCGGACCGCCACCGCCGTACCGCTGCCCGCCGGGCTGCGCCTCGAACTCGTCGACCCCGGCGAGGACCCGCAACAGGCCCCCGCGACCGGCCCCGAAATCGCGACCGGCCCCGAAACCGCGACCGGCCCCGAAACCGAGGCAGGTGCGGAAGCGGAGGCGGGCGCAGAGTCCGCGGCGGGCGTCCCGGCCGCCGTGGACGGACGCATCGCACCCCTCGCCCCGAGCGTGCTTCCCGCCCTGAGCAAGGCGGAGTCCCAGGCGCGGGGCGAGGCGCAGGCCGGCCTCGCACCCGGCGCCCAGCCGTACATCGGTCCCCGTCCGAGCATCATCACCCGCAAGGGCTGGGGCGCCGACGAGAAGCTCAGGGAACGCACATTCGTCTACACCAGCAAGGTCAAGGCCGCCTTCATCCACCACAGCGCCACGGGCAACAACTACAAGTGCTCCCAGGCAGCCTCGATCCTGCGCGGCATCTACCGCTACCACGTCAAGAGCAGCGGCTGGCGCGACATCGGCTACAACTTCGCCGTCGACAAGTGCGGAAACATCTACGAAGGACGGGCGGGAGGCGTGACGAGGGCCGTCCTGGGAGCGCACACGCTCGGCTTCAACACCAACAGCATGGGCATCGCGGTCCTCGGAACCTTCACCAAGTCGAACCCGCCCGCCGCCGCGGTGAACGCCGTCGCGAAGCTCACCGCCTGGAAGCTCGGCCTGTTCGGCGCCGACCCGCGGGGCAAGGCCACGCTCGTCTCGGGCGGCGGGAACAAGTACAAGAAGGGCAAGAAGGTCAAACTCAACGTCATCTCCGGCCATCGGGACGGCTTCGCAACCGATTGCCCCGGAGTGCGTCTCTACGAGAAGCTCGGCTCGGCCCGGACCAGCTCCGCCAAGCTCCAGGGCCGCTGA
- a CDS encoding LCP family protein, with amino-acid sequence MPGQRGRRSANGARGQESSGPAGRRSRKAPKARRKKALLWTGGTMAFVLVGLSVGGYALYQHFNSNLNAIDVGGSGNKNVFDTDAPINILIIGTDKRTGKGNEGYGDKGSVGHADTNILFHVSEDRTNATALSIPRDLITDIPDCKVKQPDGSEKVVSGTPNVRFNQSLGQKGRNAGCTMETVKEITGLKVDHFMMVDFNAVKELSTAVGGVEICLAKPVKDPDSHLDLPEGKHRIQGEDALAFVRTRHSFGNHGDLDRIRVQQQFIASMIRQMQSDDTLTSLPKLYKLADAATKALTVDTGIGTGKKLASLAQELSKVNTKNITFTTVPVKDNPAEKTPVTVVPDTAKADPLFAMMRDDTSLTEVKSKKKAAKSKQDALLKGSKAAAGDVRVDVYNGGKVPGAAQATVAWLQNEQGVLRSTNKANAPAKAAKTTLEYAPNQADQARALAAMMGLPGSAMKKGTTDAEGLQAMVLTLGDDFKGAGTPITGPAKVPADIQQANADKAECAK; translated from the coding sequence GTGCCCGGTCAGCGCGGCCGCCGTTCGGCCAACGGCGCGCGTGGCCAGGAGAGTTCCGGCCCGGCGGGCCGCCGCAGCCGCAAGGCCCCCAAGGCCCGCCGCAAGAAGGCGCTGCTGTGGACGGGCGGCACGATGGCCTTCGTACTCGTCGGCCTGTCGGTGGGCGGGTACGCGCTGTACCAGCACTTCAACAGCAACCTCAACGCGATCGACGTGGGCGGGTCCGGCAACAAGAACGTCTTCGACACCGACGCCCCGATCAACATCCTGATCATCGGTACCGACAAGCGCACCGGCAAGGGCAACGAGGGCTACGGCGACAAGGGCAGCGTGGGCCACGCCGACACCAACATCCTCTTCCACGTCTCCGAGGACCGCACCAACGCGACGGCACTGAGCATCCCCCGCGACTTGATCACCGACATCCCGGACTGCAAGGTCAAGCAGCCGGACGGCTCGGAGAAGGTCGTCTCGGGCACGCCGAACGTCCGCTTCAACCAGAGCCTCGGCCAGAAGGGCCGTAACGCCGGCTGCACCATGGAAACGGTCAAGGAGATCACCGGCCTGAAGGTCGACCACTTCATGATGGTCGACTTCAACGCGGTGAAGGAGCTGTCCACGGCGGTCGGCGGGGTCGAGATCTGCCTGGCCAAGCCGGTCAAGGACCCGGACTCGCACCTGGACCTGCCGGAGGGCAAGCACCGCATCCAGGGCGAGGACGCCCTGGCGTTCGTGCGGACCCGGCACAGCTTCGGCAATCATGGCGACCTGGACCGGATCAGGGTCCAGCAGCAGTTCATCGCGTCGATGATCCGGCAGATGCAGTCGGACGACACCCTGACCAGCTTGCCCAAGCTGTACAAGCTGGCGGACGCGGCGACCAAGGCACTCACCGTCGACACCGGCATCGGCACGGGGAAGAAGCTGGCATCGCTGGCCCAGGAGCTCAGCAAGGTCAACACGAAGAACATCACCTTCACCACGGTGCCGGTGAAGGACAACCCGGCCGAGAAGACACCGGTCACCGTCGTACCGGACACGGCCAAGGCCGACCCGCTGTTCGCCATGATGCGCGACGACACCTCACTGACCGAGGTGAAGTCGAAGAAGAAGGCCGCGAAGAGCAAGCAGGACGCGCTCCTCAAGGGCTCCAAGGCGGCTGCGGGCGACGTACGCGTCGATGTGTACAACGGCGGCAAGGTGCCCGGCGCCGCGCAGGCGACGGTCGCCTGGCTCCAGAACGAGCAGGGTGTACTCAGGTCCACCAACAAGGCCAACGCCCCGGCGAAGGCCGCGAAGACGACGCTGGAGTACGCGCCGAACCAGGCGGACCAGGCCCGCGCGCTGGCCGCCATGATGGGCCTGCCCGGCTCGGCCATGAAGAAGGGCACCACGGACGCCGAAGGGCTCCAGGCGATGGTGCTGACCCTGGGGGACGACTTCAAGGGCGCGGGCACTCCCATCACCGGGCCGGCAAAGGTGCCGGCCGACATTCAGCAAGCAAACGCCGACAAGGCAGAGTGCGCCAAGTGA
- a CDS encoding WhiB family transcriptional regulator has translation MTELFQQLLVEDADEELGWQERALCAQTDPESFFPEKGGSTREAKKVCLACEVRSECLEYALSNDERFGIWGGLSERERRRLKKAAI, from the coding sequence ATGACCGAGCTGTTCCAGCAACTGCTGGTCGAGGACGCGGACGAGGAACTCGGCTGGCAGGAGCGCGCACTGTGCGCCCAGACCGATCCCGAGTCCTTCTTCCCCGAGAAGGGCGGATCCACCCGCGAGGCCAAGAAGGTCTGTCTCGCCTGTGAGGTCCGGTCCGAATGCCTTGAATATGCCCTTTCCAATGATGAACGCTTCGGAATCTGGGGCGGTCTCTCGGAACGTGAACGGCGCCGACTGAAGAAGGCCGCCATCTGA
- a CDS encoding NDP-sugar synthase has product MTEAKEAILLVGGKGTRLRPLTVHTPKPMVPAAGVPFLTHQLARARAAGVEHIVLATSYLAEVFEPYFGDGSSLGLHIEYVTEREPLGTGGAIRNVASRLTAGPDDPVLIFNGDILTGLDIRALVASHASSGADVSLHLTRVEDPRAFGLVPTDGSGRVTAFLEKPETPEEIVTDQINAGAYIFRRSVIDTIPAGRPVSVERETFPGLLASGAHLQGMVDSTYWLDLGTPQAFVRGSADLVLGRAPSPAVPGRCGDGLVLPTASVADDAKISGGTVVGEGALIGEGARIDGSAILAGAVVEPGAVIKDSLVGAGARIGSRTVLTGAVVGDGARIGADNELRDGIRVWCGAVLPDAAVRFSSDE; this is encoded by the coding sequence GTGACAGAGGCAAAAGAAGCGATCCTCCTGGTCGGCGGAAAGGGAACCCGGCTGCGCCCGCTCACGGTGCACACGCCCAAACCCATGGTTCCGGCAGCGGGCGTTCCGTTCCTCACGCACCAGCTGGCGCGCGCCCGGGCCGCCGGGGTCGAGCACATCGTGCTCGCGACGTCGTACCTGGCGGAGGTCTTCGAACCGTACTTCGGTGACGGCTCGTCGCTCGGCCTCCACATCGAGTACGTCACCGAACGCGAACCGCTCGGCACCGGCGGCGCGATACGCAACGTCGCGTCCCGGCTGACCGCGGGCCCGGACGACCCGGTGCTCATCTTCAACGGCGACATCCTCACCGGCCTGGACATCCGGGCGCTGGTCGCCTCGCACGCGAGCTCCGGGGCGGATGTCTCCCTCCATCTCACCCGCGTCGAGGACCCGCGCGCCTTCGGCCTCGTGCCGACGGACGGCAGCGGCAGGGTCACCGCGTTCCTGGAGAAGCCCGAGACGCCCGAGGAGATCGTCACCGACCAGATCAACGCCGGGGCGTACATCTTCCGCCGCTCGGTCATCGACACCATCCCGGCCGGGCGGCCCGTCTCCGTCGAGCGCGAGACCTTCCCCGGACTGCTCGCCTCCGGAGCGCACCTCCAGGGCATGGTCGACTCCACGTACTGGCTGGACCTCGGCACCCCGCAGGCCTTCGTACGCGGCTCCGCCGATCTGGTCCTGGGCCGCGCCCCGTCCCCGGCCGTTCCCGGCCGGTGCGGCGACGGGCTCGTGCTGCCGACGGCCTCCGTCGCCGACGACGCCAAGATCAGTGGCGGTACGGTGGTCGGAGAGGGCGCCCTGATCGGCGAGGGAGCCCGGATCGACGGCTCCGCGATACTGGCCGGTGCGGTCGTCGAGCCGGGGGCCGTGATCAAGGACTCGTTGGTCGGAGCCGGTGCCCGGATCGGCAGTCGTACGGTGCTCACGGGCGCGGTCGTCGGGGACGGGGCCCGGATCGGCGCCGACAACGAACTGCGCGACGGCATCCGCGTCTGGTGCGGGGCGGTCCTCCCGGACGCGGCAGTGCGCTTCTCCTCTGACGAATAG
- a CDS encoding DNA-3-methyladenine glycosylase family protein encodes MAGRFAPRSTPRAAVPHQVAAPAADALTREWTPPGPFDLRLVVGPLRRGPADPTYRMTGDGTAWRASRTPAGPGTLRLTARGGRIEAAAWGPGAPWLLDRLPTLLGATDDPDAFRPRHRLLALTRHRRPGLRLLRTGLVMESLIPSILEQKVTTDEAYRAWRLLVRKHGTPAPGPTDHAAFTALGLHVMPDARTWSLIPSWEWHRAGVDAKRSGTILRAVRVARRLEEAAAMELPEAMARLELIPGIGPWTSAETLQRSNGAADAVTVGDLHLPGIVGHALAGNRDADDEEMLALLAPYEGQRHRATRLILLSGHTPARRAPRMTRGDIARL; translated from the coding sequence GTGGCAGGACGATTCGCACCCCGCAGCACCCCCCGCGCGGCCGTCCCGCACCAGGTGGCGGCTCCGGCGGCGGACGCGCTGACCCGTGAGTGGACCCCGCCCGGCCCGTTCGACCTGCGCCTGGTCGTCGGCCCACTGCGCCGCGGCCCCGCCGACCCCACGTACCGGATGACCGGGGACGGCACGGCCTGGCGGGCCAGCCGCACACCCGCGGGTCCCGGCACCCTCCGTCTCACCGCCCGGGGCGGCCGGATCGAGGCGGCGGCCTGGGGCCCCGGCGCACCGTGGCTGCTGGACCGGCTCCCTACGCTGCTCGGCGCCACGGACGACCCCGACGCCTTCCGCCCGCGCCACCGGCTGCTCGCCCTGACCCGGCACCGCCGGCCCGGCCTGCGTCTGCTGCGCACCGGCCTGGTCATGGAGTCCCTGATCCCGTCGATCCTGGAACAGAAGGTCACCACGGACGAGGCCTACCGAGCCTGGCGCCTCCTGGTCCGCAAGCACGGCACCCCGGCGCCCGGTCCCACGGACCACGCCGCGTTCACCGCGCTGGGCCTGCACGTCATGCCGGACGCCCGCACCTGGTCCCTGATCCCGTCCTGGGAATGGCACCGCGCGGGCGTCGACGCCAAACGCTCGGGCACGATCCTGCGCGCGGTACGCGTGGCCCGCCGCCTGGAGGAGGCGGCGGCCATGGAGCTCCCGGAGGCCATGGCCCGCCTGGAACTGATCCCCGGCATCGGCCCCTGGACCTCGGCCGAGACGCTCCAGCGCTCCAACGGCGCCGCGGACGCGGTCACGGTCGGCGATCTCCACCTCCCCGGCATCGTCGGCCACGCCCTGGCGGGCAACAGGGACGCCGACGACGAGGAGATGCTGGCCCTGCTCGCCCCCTACGAGGGCCAGCGCCACCGGGCGACCCGCCTCATCCTGCTCTCGGGCCACACCCCGGCCCGCCGGGCCCCGCGCATGACCCGCGGCGACATCGCCCGCCTGTAG